TTGTGGAATGATTTcccatttaaataaaaaatgatacCGAATAGTTACATTTCAGGGCCACATTCTCTTCAAGATTCTGTGAACCGCACTATTTTGTTgctattttatgaatattttcatgCTCTGCGCACATAGAAAAATAGAGatagaaaaaacaaaaagaaaaaactaACTAAAGATCATGTCGACCATACTGgactatttcaaatttatgacaaCTCGAAAACGTGCTTTGAAAATCTAGCAAATATTACATCATTGAAATGCCACTGTATAGTTTTCACTTTGCTATACTTGATAACTTACGTATTATATCATTTAGTATAAGCCGTGAATTATGCAGCATCATGTTGATTATGTTTGAAAGCCGAAAACTTTTTGAAGGTTCTGACTATACATTATATGTGAAACAGGTTTTTGATTTCTTACGTAAATTCAAATCCCATGTTAGAATGCATTCCCTGTACCGTGAGGGGAgataattagcaatttgttaATATAGGATGGggtaattcaaaaatatttcttctgaaGAACCTCTGGGCCAAAAACGGCAAAACTGATCAGAAAGCTTCCTTGATGAATTCAAGTTTTAAATTTCTAACATTATTGTCCCCAGAGGGTGTAGGGGGTGTCAGGAATGTTGACCAAAGAATTATATGGGGATGTGTATaaacaaaaatcttttaaaatcttctttccaAGTACAACAGGGCCTTGATTGGTCATCTTAacatgcaagcatcctcatgtcGTCATTAGAAGAAAAACTTGCATTTTATTTTGTGATTCCATATGTTGTTTTACATGCTCTGTCTTCCGAGGAGATTATTGAATGGGACATTTTACACTGAAATAAAGATTTAGATCTATGCAACTGTATCACTATACAACTtccaaatgtaaacaaaatttattaaaactaatttcaaatttagaaatttacatATAATTCTGTTGTTATTCAAATGATGCAAATTTTGCAGTTGTTATAATGATACATCGCAAGTCTTTTAGATTAATATCATTACGGTCATAATCAAAGTCGCGACTTGTGGAGCCAACGATGCGGACAACACCAACTCAGTTGGGTTGTAGAACATATCTGGAATGACCTTCCAAACAACATTAAGAAGTCAACATCTCttgaactttaaaaaaaaaaacgtctgAAAACTCATTTTTCTCATTCAGCTttttagattctaacatgtatatcactgttcgttatcttcaccttgcatgtatatactgtgactgtttttaattatcaaacacTCCCAAAAGATTTAGTTATCGATcttaattatagtgttttatttagatttagttatcgatcttaattatagtgttttattttgatgattttatagATTTAAGATCGTATGTCATACAGTGATGTTTTATCGctgcattcctcttcttacccttgtaaagcgccttagaatatttgttttatataaaccgctatataaatcatattattattactattattattatctaatttgtaaatttaacctGTCATTATGTCGAATGTTCATTGacgtatttcatatcaattgttagccCGTTCTTTGCAtgatgattttgactacgaattattCCATTTGCTgctcaagatatagggctcacgggtatgatcggtcaacagggtatgcttactcctcctatgcatcGGATCACACATCTGCACCGTGTTTCCCGAATTATTATCAATTTCGAACTTATTGTATGATTTGAAATTGAtccttgttcgttatcttgctAAATACAAACAAATTCCAATGATTTACTAAAATAAATTTGTGCCGTTTCAGGTGGTGACGAGACCAGTATGGCATCCAATATGAACAATAATGAAGGTAACCTGTTAAACAAATTTGTTACATGAAATCCATCTCTTCAACAGCTGCTAAATGACAAGAGAGATCGCAGCTGAAGTATTCTTATATTTTTACCTGTTTCCTTTCGAACTTTCAGTAGTATTTCTACTAGCCCTTTTTGTATAGAATGTGCAATTGAATATAGTAATACACTTTTCATTCTGGTAATTGATGACGTATTTGATTATAGTTTCCTTAAACAGAATTCAATAATGATTCcaaaaagtaaacattaacTTCTTGATTTACGAAAGTCTACTTATTAATGTTGCCATGtcctatacattgtacattgttaTTTTTCTTGACAAATCAGCAATGGTCAGAGCGACCAGTTTATGCTTTGCAATTTTGGCCGTCAAGATGTGTATGAGCAAACGCTTCAATAAACGCCCAGAGAGCCCCGAGGAAATGAAGCTGAAAAATGTCTGGTTTGAAGAAGTGGATAAAATATCAGAGAACACTGCCCTTCCGAAGAGTTTTGATCGAACCAAGGAGACTGACGTCATTATCCATGGCTACTTGGTGGATACGTCACTTCCGGTTATACGAAACCTTGCAGACACTCTTAGACAGgtaatattatttcatttctttatttatcTTTATTCTTTCTTGTTTTCGGATAATGGACTACTACTCGCTATCATAACTAGAACAAAAAGATCCTCACTTACCGAGCTTTAAATAGTTGAGAACGTCTAAATATCAATTGTACACGCTTTGTTATTCTAATTCGGGACTTCGTTTTCTGTCTCTGTATAATTATTGGTTTTATTACCTGATCTATGTTTGAGTGGTTATAATCagagattttaataattttctgATACCATTTGAATGCTGCTTTCATAGAATAAATTGGTGTGAAATCATTTGATCGGGTTCAATTTTTTAGTGTGACACCATTTATAAGGCGACATTGTGGCACAAATTACAGTCTTATATCCAGGAACAGTCATATGCTAAACGGCTCCaacaaattcatataaaataaccAACTTACCATCCAATCTACAACATGAAACATCGaacattttttcatatttgcATATAGAACATAAATTCATATGCAATGACTTTATGTTCAGAAAAGCCTCTTCTGGTAATTCTATTTGGAAATGCATAGCAGATTTGTCACATTTTTTAAAGTTCTTTTTTTGACATCTCGATCAAAATACAGAGAGAAATTACCCTACCAATCAACTAACTTTAACAATTTCTGAAATAAGAATTACAGAAGTAGAGTATTGTTAAAATGAACGATATTTTTATGTCCCGTAATCAGTCCATCCGTTTGTTTCTCAGTTTGTCCGTAAAAATTATAACCGTGGTCATAATTTTTGAATGGATCGTGATAgtgctttgatatttcacatctATATTTCATGTGAAAAACCTTTTGTTTAGTAACAAATTATTTTAACCTCTTGACCTTGgtctttgacctacttttgaaaaactttaaccatgaccataaaatttgaatggtaagtgatagggctttcatattttcacatttgacaagatctttctttgGGTACGATAATTACTTTGCTGCGGGCATCAGTTTTCACAAATACATTTTGTTCCTATTTCAGTTTAGAAAATAAGTGATTGAAACACATTTTACTACTTATGATACTTACAAACTTAACcgtgtatatgtttattttgttCCCATTTCAGTTTATAAGATAAGTGACGAATACATTTTTAGATTCATGATACTTACAAACTTAGCCATGTATATGCTTGTTTTAATATATGCGAACTAAATGTCCTTTTAGTATCAAGATTCTTCCGATAAATTTGCGTTGACTTTAGTGCAATAACTCACAAAATACGATGTTTGTGGATTAAAAGGGCTAATCAATAATTAGTAAAGTTTTGAACGCTTccatatcttatttttattcaattataaGTTTGCAAGGAAGTACTTTTTCAGTTTTTCGATATGCTAATTCTCAATAACTTCGGAGGATTCAAATGTGGAGATATTAAGCTGCGTTTGTGATATAATTTAAGAATGaaccttttttatttttattttgatccCGACCAGTCTTTAACATGCAAGGtgaaacgaacagtgatcaatctcataactcctacaagcaatacaaaatagatagttgggcaaacacggacccctggacacaccagaggtggaatcaggtgcctaggaggagtaagcatcccctgttgaccggtcacacccgccgtgtacTACCATTTTAAGTCATAAACAAAAAAGCAGATGATAAAGATCGATTATTTTCAGAGGAAACACAATGTTTTGCTGATTGACTGGGCATTGGGAGCGGCTGCAAACTACGCTCAATCCGCCTCTAACGTTCAAACGGTCGGGGCTTACGTCTATAGATTTCTGGAAAAGAACAAGATTCCGTGGGACAAGGTTCATATCATCGGTCAAGGCTTGGGAGCACACGCTGCTGCTGAGACAGGGAAACATTCCAAGGGAAAGATCGGCCGTATTACCGGTAGGTATGAAAGTCTGGTCCTAGCATCTAAGACATATGCATCTTTTCACCTTTGAATTGACTATACATCATTTTATTAATGATCAAAGtgatttcttatatatatagcTTTCAACCGTGTTAGATTTAGAAAAGGATTCGAAGAGGAAATCAAAGTATACATATTTACAAAGAATTTCCGTCAACCTCTGAAAATAgattaaacatatttttgtaatgaCAATATATATTGCATCATTTTAATCCGAAGTTTCAAGcctttgttttcattgtttctgAAATACTAACAATTCGCCATACCTCATACTTTTCTCAGCAGTTATGGGGATTATTTGGTTTGTTGAAAGTGCtaccttcacaaacacaaaacgAACTATTTCCCCATTGTAATTTGTGAATGTAACGTTTTATAGGTAAGCTCAGGTTATTTCCGTAAATGACAAAACACATCATAAATATAATCCATATTGTCCAAATGTGTGACTCAGATGGGTAGAATATACTTCTCAAAGGATATTCAACAAATTCAGCGAATTCGATTGTTGACATACTTTTATGAAATTCAATCAtaataataattcaataaatattaaatgtattttttttttatttcaggcCTAGATCCAGCCAGTCCCTTATTTGAAACTTCAAAGTTTGCAATCAACAAAGAAAGCGCCCAATTTGTAGACATCATTCACACGGATGCGCGACCGTTTGGTGAGAAAATAATGCTCGTATATTTCCTAGTTGACTTGCGTGAATATAGCAGAAGTATTAAGAGTTTTTGCTGATCTATAGAAAATGTTTGGATACGATAGTTCTGTGGTTTTATAAATTGAATAGCAATGACTCATCAAATGTAAACCTTACAGAATATTAGACCATACACTAGTGTTTCGGAATATCCTTAAAAGTGGTCGTTAACTTATCatcaaatattgtacatataatgTGCTTCGTTTTCTGATATAGTATATGAAATGAATAATGCTACTTGGTTATGTGCATTctaatttaaattttatgttaTATAATTAAATGATTTCTTTGGACAAAACGTTTTCTatgattggttgaaattgacattatt
Above is a genomic segment from Ostrea edulis chromosome 3, xbOstEdul1.1, whole genome shotgun sequence containing:
- the LOC125673377 gene encoding pancreatic triacylglycerol lipase-like translates to MGNKSSHRYNCHHGAKCTGIGKRGDETSMASNMNNNEAMVRATSLCFAILAVKMCMSKRFNKRPESPEEMKLKNVWFEEVDKISENTALPKSFDRTKETDVIIHGYLVDTSLPVIRNLADTLRQRKHNVLLIDWALGAAANYAQSASNVQTVGAYVYRFLEKNKIPWDKVHIIGQGLGAHAAAETGKHSKGKIGRITGLDPASPLFETSKFAINKESAQFVDIIHTDARPFGYGMKKRCGHLDIYVNGGRRQPGCTYNPKNPVKIHTLKKTTFHKACGHLKAVGYYVESISDKCKLRACECTYERFLASKCSPNKCVFWGYDANKGSEGMYYGVTATAYPYCRTNGSE